A DNA window from Gigantopelta aegis isolate Gae_Host chromosome 4, Gae_host_genome, whole genome shotgun sequence contains the following coding sequences:
- the LOC121371977 gene encoding extensin-2-like, translating into MAFISNITPPPPPPHVFREPPPPHVFREPPPPHVFREPPPLHVFREPPPLHVFREPPPPHVFREPPPLHVFREPPPPHVFREPPPLHVFREPPPPHVFREPPPLHVFREPPPPHVFREPPPPHVFREPPPLHVFREPPPPHVFREPPPPHVFREPPPPHVFREPPPLHVFREPPPPHVFREPPPLHVFREPPPLHVFREPPPPHVFREPPPPHVFREPPPPHVFREPIK; encoded by the coding sequence AacaccacccccacctccaccccatgTTTTCCGCGAACCACCTCCACCCCATGTTTTCCGCGAACCACCTCCACCCCATGTTTTCCGCGAACCACCTCCACTCCATGTTTTCCGCGAACCACCTCCACTCCATGTTTTCCGCGAACCACCTCCACCCCATGTTTTCCGCGAACCACCTCCACTCCATGTTTTCCGCGAACCACCTCCACCCCATGTTTTCCGCGAACCACCTCCACTCCATGTTTTCCGCGAACCACCTCCACCCCATGTTTTCCGCGAACCACCTCCACTCCATGTTTTCCGCGAACCACCTCCACCCCATGTTTTCCGCGAACCACCTCCACCCCATGTTTTCCGCGAACCACCTCCACTCCATGTTTTCCGCGAACCACCTCCACCCCATGTTTTCCGCGAACCACCTCCACCCCATGTTTTCCGCGAACCACCTCCACCCCATGTTTTCCGCGAACCACCTCCACTCCATGTTTTCCGCGAACCACCTCCACCCCATGTTTTCCGCGAACCACCTCCACTCCATGTTTTCCGCGAACCACCTCCACTCCATGTTTTCCGCGAACCACCTCCACCCCATGTTTTCCGCGAACCACCTCCACCCCATGTTTTCCGCGAACCACCTCCACCCCATGTTTTCCGCGAACCTATAAAATAG